The sequence CCGGGGACGGAGGGCTCCCGAACAGCGCGAGCACCAGCCCGGCCGCGGTGCAGGCCAGTGTCGCCTGGGCGATGTTGAACATGACCCGGTGCCACGCCTTGCGGGTGACGGCGCAGTTGACGACCATGCCGACCGCCTGCATCAGCACGGCGACCGGCAGCCCGTAGTGGAGCAGCGCGGCGAAGGTGAACATCGTCGACGGGTAGGTGCCGCCCACCGTCATCGACGACGACAGCAGCACCGGCCGCAGCTCCCCCAGCACGACCAGGGCCGTCAGCATCCAGAACAGCGGGCTGCGGGCGAGGTCGGCCAGCTCCGGCGGGCTGATCCACCACTGGGCCACGACGAGGGCGGTGAACCCGATCGTGATGACGGTGGCGAGATAGGCCCACAGAGGTGAGCCCATGCGCGGTCCGCTGTCGCGTGTGTCGTTTGGGTCGGCCATGAGTAACAAAACCCCCATTAGTTCACTATGGGAGAGTACGGCCTCTGGGCCACTTCGCGAAACCGGTTGCGCACGTTCCGTTACCGGTCATTTGAAACGCCCGCGCTGTCGCGACTCCCGCCCCCGGTCAATCCTCCGGCCCGGCCGCCGGTCCGGCTCCCACCCCGGCCCGGCTCCCGCCACCGGTCGTCTCACCGGCTCGGTCACTCCTCGGGCTGGACCGCCGGCCCGGCCGCCGCCTCCGGCCCCTCGGCCAGGAGGACCCGGAGACCCTCCTCGTCGAGGATCGGCACGCCGAGCTTGACCGCCTTGTCGAACTTGGATCCGGCGTTCTCGCCCGCGACCAGGAAGGCGGTCTTCTTCGACACCGAACTCGACACCTTGCCGCCCCGGGCCGCCAGGGCCGCGCCCGCCTCGTCGCGGGTGAAGGCCTCCAGCGTGCCGGTCACCACGAAGGTGAGCCCGGCCAGGGTCTGCGGGAGCTGATCCGTGGGCGGCTCGTCCTCCATCCGGACCCCCGCGGCCTTCCACCGGTCGACGATCTCCCGGTGCCAGTCGACCTCGAACCAGTCGCGGATCGCGGCGGCCACCCGGGGGCCGACGCCCTCGACGGCGGCGAGCTCCTCCTCCGAGGCGGCCGCGATCGCGTCGATCGAGCGGAACTCGGCGGCGATGGCCTGGGCGGTGGGCGGTCCGACGTGCCGGATGGAGAGCGCGACCAGGACCCGCCAGACCGGCTGGTCCTTGGCCTTCTCCAGCTCCTCCAGCATCTTCTCGGCGTTCTTGCTCGGCTCGCCGCTCTGGTTGGCGAAGAAGGCGACAACCTTGGGATCGCCCGTCTCCGGGTCGGTCTTGGGCAGGCCGGTGTCGGGGTCGCGGACGACCGACCGGATCGGCAGCAGCCGCTCGATGGTCAGGTCGAACAGGTCGGCCTCGGTGCGGACCGGGGGCTCCTGGGGCGGCAGCGGCTGGGTCAGCGCGGTGGCCGCCACGTAGCCCAGGCCCTCGATGTCGAGGGCCCTGCGCCCGGCGGCGAAGAAGATCCGCTCGCGGAGCTGGGCGGGGCACGCCCTGGTGTTGGGGCAGCGCAGGTCGGCGTCGCCCTCCTTCTCGTAGGCCAGCGCGGTGCCGCACTCCGGGCAGTGCGTCGGCATCGTGAACTCGCGCTCGGTGCCGTCACGCAGGTCCACGACCGGCCCGACGATCTCGGGGATGACGTCGCCCGCCTTGCGCAGCACCACGGTGTCGCCGATGCGCACGCCCTTGCGAGCGACCTCCGAGCCGTTGTGGAGCGTGGCGCGCTCGACCGTGGAACCGGCCACGACGATCGGCTCCATGACGCCGTACGGCGTGACCCGGCCGGTCCGGCCCACTCCCACCTGGATGTCCAGGAGCTTGGTGTTGACCTCCTCGGGCGGGTATTTGTAGGCGATCGCCCAGCGGGGCGCCCGGCTGGTGGAGCCGAGGTTGTTCTGGAGCTCGATGCGGTCCACCTTCACCACGACGCCGTCGATCTCGTAGGCCGGGTCGTGGCGGTGCTCGCGGTAGAACTCGATGAAGGCGTTGATGCCGTCGAGGTCGTCGACGACCTTGTAGAGATCGCTGACCGGCAGGCCGAACTCCCGGAGCCGCTCGTAGACCCCGGACTGGGTCCGGGGCAGGGCGGTCCCCTCCCACCTGCCCACGCCGTGCACGATCAGGTGCAGCGGGCGCTGCGCGGTGATCCGCGGGTCCTTCATCCGCAGCGAGCCGGCGGCCGAGTTGCGCGGGTTGGCGAACGGCGCCTTGCCCGCCGCGACGAGCTGCTCGTTGAGCTTCACGAACCCGTCGACGGGCATGTAGACCTCGCCCCGGATCTCGACCAGGTCGGGCACGTCGTCACCGGCCAGGCGGTGCGGCACACCGGCGACGGTGCGCACGTTGGCCGTCACGTCGTCGCCCACGCGTCCGTCGCCCCGGGTCGCGCCCCGGACCAGGCGGCCCTTCTCGTAGACCAGGGCGATGGCCAGGCCGTCGATCTTCAGCTCGCACAGGTAGGGGGCCGGGTCACGCTCGGCCAGCCGTTCGGCCCGCGCCTGCCAGGAGGCGAGATCGTCGGCGTTGAACGCGTTGTCCAGGCTCTCCATCCGCTGCAGGTGGGCGACCGGCGTGAAGTCGCTGGAGATCGGCGCGCCGACCTTCTGCGTGGGCGAGTCGGGCGTGCGCAGGCTCGGGTGCTCCTCCTCGATGCCGCGCAGCTCGCGCATCCACGTGTCGTACTGGGCGTCGCTCACGGTGGGCGAGTCGAGCACGTGATAGCGCCAGTTGGCCTGCTCGACCAGCTCGGTCAGCTCCGCGTGCCGATCCAGCGCCGCCACCGGCACACCCTCGACCTCAGCACCCATCGCCAGCTCTCCCCTCATCGATCCGACCAAGGGAAACGCTATCGCCGGACACCGACATCCCGCGGCGGCCTTACCCGGAGATGGGCAATCCCCCCGGCCCCGCCCTCCAGTCCGGAGGTGCCGGCCGCGCTCACTCCCCGGGGTCGTCTCTCAGCACGCGGGCCGCCTCCCGCACCTTGGCCAGAGCCGCCCTGGCGTAGCCGGGCGAGGCTCCGGCCAGCCCGCAGGCGGGGGTGAGCACGACCTGCGAGGCCAGGGTGGCGACGGGGAAGCCGAGGCGGCGCCAGAGTTTGACGGCGGGCTTGGCGACCACGTCGACGTCGGGCAGCCGGGAGTCGACGCCGGGCACCACGCCGAGGAAGAAGGCCGTCCCCGCCTCGATCGCCTCCCCGATCGCGTCCTCGTCGCGCCGCCTGAGCAGGGAGGCGTCCAGCGAGATGCCGCCGGCGCCCGCCGCGCGGAGCACGCCGAAGGGCACTCCGGGGGCGCAGCAGTGCACGACCGTGAACGCGCCCTCGGGCAGCACCTCCCCGAGCCGCTCGGCGGCGATCGGGGCCTCGACGGCGGCCAGCCGCCCGAAACCCGACGCGGTCGGCACCGTGCCGGCGAGGACGCCGGGCAGGCCGGGCTCGTCGAGCTGGACCACGATCTGCGAGGCGCCCGGCACCCTGCGGCGCACGTCGGCGACGTGCGCGGCGAGCCCTTCGGCGAAGGAGCCCACCAGGTCGCGCACGGCCCCGGGGTCGGCGAGCGTCTTGTCGCCGTGGCGCAGCTCGACCGCCCCGGCCAGCGTCCACGGCCCGCACACCTGGATCTTGAAGGGCCCCTCGTATCCCTGGGCCGACTCCTCCAGCGCGTCGAGGTCGCGTACGAGGTGGTCGCGGGCCCGCTTGAAGTCGCGCCCCGGGCGGTCGGCGAACCGCCAGCCGGACGGCTGCACCTCCACCGCCAAGTCCACCAGCAGCGACGCGGTGCGCCCGATCAGGTCGGCGCCCACCCCGCGCGCGGGCAGCTCCGGCAGGTACGGCAGCGCGGGCAGCTCTCCGAAGACGACCCTGATCGCCTCCGCGTGGTCCGCCCCCGGGTGCGACCCGACGCCGGTGGCGGTCGCCTCGCCCCACGGATATTCGCTCATGCCCGCTCCCAGCCACATATGTCGGGAAACGATCGATCACCGGCGCGCCTGTCGGCCCGTCCGCCTCGCTCGTTCGACAGCCAGCTTAGGACCGCCGGGCGCCGCCGCTCACCTGAGCGATCGCGCGTGGCCCGTCCCGTCGTGACAACGCTTGATCAAGTTGAGTAGGGTTCTGGCGGTCTTTCACCCGCATTGGGGGAACACATGGTGATCGGTCGGATGCTCGCCGCGGTGTCGCTGCTGACGGCGGCCACGGTGTCGGCGGCTCCGGCGGTCGCGTCCGCCGCGGCGGCGCCCGAGAAGTGCGCCCCCGAGCGCGGCACGGTGAGCATCGCGGAGTCATGGGGCCAGAAGCGGCTCAACCTGCCCGAGGTGTGGCGGCTGACCAAGGGAGCCGGGGTGACCGTCGCGGTCCTCGACAGCGGCCTGGACACCACGCATCCCCAGTTGAGGGGGGCCCGCGCGGAGGACGTCACCGGCACCGGGCCGCGCGACTGCTACGGCCACGGCACCGCGGTGGCGGGCATCATCGCCGCCGTCCCGCACGCCCGGGTCCTCTTCTCCGGGGTCGCGCCGGCGGTGAAGCTGGTCTCCGTCAAATACACCGTGGAGCGCAGCGGAGAGGTCGGCAGGCTGGTCCAGGCCGTCGCCAAGGCCGTCGAGCTCGGCGCCGACGTGATCAACGTGTCGACCCAGGCGGCCGACCAGCCCGACCTGAGCAACGCCATCGCCTACGCGCTGTCCAAGGACGTGGTGGTGGTCGCCGCGGCCGGCAACGTCAACAAGGACGACGGCTCCCCCGTGCCCGCCTATCCGGCCTCCTACGCCGGCGTGCTGTCCGTCGGCTCCGCCGGTCCCGACGGGCGCAGAGCCGACTCCTCGAACCCGATCACGCCCGTCACCGTGCTGGCTCCCGGCACGGACCTCACCGCCCCCTGGCCCTTCCAGGTCTACGCGGAGAAACGGGAGGGCACCAGCTTCGCCGCGGCGTACGTGTCCGGGGTCGCCGCGCTGGTCCGCTCCCGCTATCCGGAGCTGAGCCAGGCGGAGGTGGTGCGGCGCATCGCGCTGACCGCGGACGGCGGCTCCGGGACCGGCACCGGAAAGGGGATGGTCAACCCGCTGCAGGCCGTCTCGGCGATCCTGTCGTCGGAGGCGGTGGCGCTCGCGCCGCCGGAGCCCGCCCCGCTGGCGGCCGACGCGATCCGGCAGGCGCCGCCGGAGGACACCCGGAGCATTTCGGTCGCCACGTGGATCGCCCTGCTGTCGCTCGCCGCCGTCATTCTGATCGCCCTGGGTAGCGTCACGATTCCGGCGGGACGTCGTCGCAGGTGGCAGCCGGGAGCCCTGGATAACAGATCGTGAAAGACATGTGAAATCAGTGAATTTCAGGGTCGATATTTGCTTTGATAGCCCTAGATCAACTTATTAGCAGCTTTATCGGTAGCTGAGGTGGAAGGATTGCAATGGGGGATTTCAACCCATTACTGCCAGAGGATCCGGAACGCGTAGGCGTCCACATCCTCGTCGGGCGGCTCGGCCAGGACCCTCAGCAGGCCGTGTACCTGGGCCACCTGCCCGACGAGGAAACCCTCCGCGTCATCCGCGTACTCGCCCCGCGCCCGGAAGCCACCCCCCAGGCCCGCGAGCAGATCACCAACGGACTGCACGCCGCCAAACGCGTCTCCGGCGCCCACACCGCCAAACTCATCGAAGTCGGCTGGTTCGACGACTCCCCCTACATCGTCCGCGAGCACGTCGAAGGCCGCTCCCTGCGCCAGGCCGTCACCGCCGACGGCCCCCTGACCGGCGACGCCCTCGAACACCTCGCCGTCACCACCCTCACCGCACTCACCGCCATCCACCTGGCCGGCCTCACCCACGACGCCCTCACCCCCGACACCGTCATCCTCGGCCCCGACGGACCCCGCGTCTGCGACATCGGCCTCGGCATCACCAGCGGCGAACCCGACTACCGCGCCCCCGAAAACCTGCACGCCGAACTCAACCCCGGCGCCGCCCCCACCGCGGGCAGGCCCGCGGACCTCTTCTCCTGGGCCGCCGCCCTCGCCTACGCCGCCACCGGGAAGCCGCCCTTCGGCGGAGAGCTCCCCCGCGTCATGGAAGGGCCCGCCGACCTCACCGGCATCCCCGCCGAGCTCGCCGCCCTCCTGGCCTCGTGCCTCGACAAGAACCCTCACGCACGCCCCGACACCAAGGCCGCCATGCTCCGCCTCCTCGGCGAGCAGTCGGCGGTCCTGATCACCGGGGACGACACGTGGCAGGACGAGGCGCTGCCGGCCGTACCGCAGCAGCCGGCTCCCGCGCAGGCGCCGCCGCCGGCCGGCTGGGGCGCACCGCCGCTCCCGCAGGACCCGGCTCCCCCGGCGCAGGCGACGTTCGTCCTGCGGGGAGCGGCCCAGCCCGGCGAGCGGCCGAAGCGCGGCGGCTTCTCCCTCGTGCTGGTCGCCTGCGTCGGCGTGGTCGCCCTGCTGTCCGGACTCGGCCTGTGGGCCGCCGGGAGCTACACCTCCCTCGGTGAGGCGGAACGGGCGGCCGCCAACGCCGCCGCCGCTCCCCACGCGTCCTTGGGACTGGTCGACCAGGGCCAGCAGGGGCCGGGACAGCCCCAGGGCGACGGGCAGGGCATCGGCGTCGGCGACGGCGTCGGAGAAGAGCCTCCGGACAAGGTGACCGTGCCCTGGGGCGCCACGACCGACCCGCAGAACCCGGATGTCGGGCCGATGCAGCTGAACACGGGCAGCCCGACGGTTCCGGCCCCGTCGATGACCTCGTTCGTCACCCCGCCGGCGATCCCGACCAACGCGCCCGTGCCGCCGACCGCGGTTCCGACCGCGGCCCCGACGGCGCCCCCGGCCCCGACGGCCACGCCGTCCCCGAGCACGACCGCGACCGTGACCGTCACCCCGACCCCGAGCGCGACCCCGACGCCGCCCAGGGTCGATCCGACCCCGGCCCCGACGGCCACGCCGTCCCCGAGCACGACGCCCAGGCCGAGCGAGCCCGCCACGGAGACGCCCGCTCCGGCACCGAGCGAGCCCGCCACGGAGACGCCGACCGCCAAGCCGACGCCTCCCGCGGTGGCCCCCAAGCCGACGCCGAAGCCATCCGCGACACAGACGGCCACGGTCAGGCCGACGCCTCCCGCGGCGACCCCCAAGCCGACGCCGAAGCCGTCATCGCCGCCCCCGGTCGTCGAGCCGACGCAGCCTCCGGCGCCCACCGTCAAACCGACACCGCCTCCGGCGACCACCAAGCCGACGCAGAGTCCGGCGAAGTCGGCTCCGCCGGCCGCGCGTTCCAACCCCTACACCCCGCAGCAGGCCTGTGGATCGGGCTACTACGTGCAGCGCTCCGCCTCCTTCCCCGGCGGAACCACCTACCAGCTCTACAACACCTCCACCGGCTCCAACTGCGTCGTCACCATGAAGACCGCCGACGTGGGCACCGCCACCTCGGTCTGGGCCACCCTCGAAGTCCAGGGCGGCAGCAGCAAGACCGACCGCGGCAACTTCGAGTACTACGCCGGAGGCGTCATCCTGTCCTCCAAGGGCAAGTGCGTCCGCTTCAGCGGCGGCGGCCCCGGCGGCAGCACCGGCACCTCCAGCTGGGCCAACTGCGGATGACATCCCCGACCCGGAACGGCCGGGCACCGACCGACCTGAAAGCGGAGGCGTAACGGGGCTGACCGCGCCCCGTCGCCGGAAGGCCCTCTCCCCAGAAAGCGCAAGGGGCGGGGGCCTTCTCCGTTGCCCGGACCTCCTCTCGGAGGGCTGAGAGGGGATCGCGGCCGATTCGGATCGGAACTGACGTCTGAAATCGACCATTTTGGTGTGACAAATTTGGTTGGATGTTGCTAGATCGTCCGATAGTGATACCTATCGGTAGCTGAGGTGGAAGGATTGCAAT comes from Streptosporangium roseum DSM 43021 and encodes:
- a CDS encoding protein kinase domain-containing protein, encoding MGDFNPLLPEDPERVGVHILVGRLGQDPQQAVYLGHLPDEETLRVIRVLAPRPEATPQAREQITNGLHAAKRVSGAHTAKLIEVGWFDDSPYIVREHVEGRSLRQAVTADGPLTGDALEHLAVTTLTALTAIHLAGLTHDALTPDTVILGPDGPRVCDIGLGITSGEPDYRAPENLHAELNPGAAPTAGRPADLFSWAAALAYAATGKPPFGGELPRVMEGPADLTGIPAELAALLASCLDKNPHARPDTKAAMLRLLGEQSAVLITGDDTWQDEALPAVPQQPAPAQAPPPAGWGAPPLPQDPAPPAQATFVLRGAAQPGERPKRGGFSLVLVACVGVVALLSGLGLWAAGSYTSLGEAERAAANAAAAPHASLGLVDQGQQGPGQPQGDGQGIGVGDGVGEEPPDKVTVPWGATTDPQNPDVGPMQLNTGSPTVPAPSMTSFVTPPAIPTNAPVPPTAVPTAAPTAPPAPTATPSPSTTATVTVTPTPSATPTPPRVDPTPAPTATPSPSTTPRPSEPATETPAPAPSEPATETPTAKPTPPAVAPKPTPKPSATQTATVRPTPPAATPKPTPKPSSPPPVVEPTQPPAPTVKPTPPPATTKPTQSPAKSAPPAARSNPYTPQQACGSGYYVQRSASFPGGTTYQLYNTSTGSNCVVTMKTADVGTATSVWATLEVQGGSSKTDRGNFEYYAGGVILSSKGKCVRFSGGGPGGSTGTSSWANCG
- the ligA gene encoding NAD-dependent DNA ligase LigA, yielding MGAEVEGVPVAALDRHAELTELVEQANWRYHVLDSPTVSDAQYDTWMRELRGIEEEHPSLRTPDSPTQKVGAPISSDFTPVAHLQRMESLDNAFNADDLASWQARAERLAERDPAPYLCELKIDGLAIALVYEKGRLVRGATRGDGRVGDDVTANVRTVAGVPHRLAGDDVPDLVEIRGEVYMPVDGFVKLNEQLVAAGKAPFANPRNSAAGSLRMKDPRITAQRPLHLIVHGVGRWEGTALPRTQSGVYERLREFGLPVSDLYKVVDDLDGINAFIEFYREHRHDPAYEIDGVVVKVDRIELQNNLGSTSRAPRWAIAYKYPPEEVNTKLLDIQVGVGRTGRVTPYGVMEPIVVAGSTVERATLHNGSEVARKGVRIGDTVVLRKAGDVIPEIVGPVVDLRDGTEREFTMPTHCPECGTALAYEKEGDADLRCPNTRACPAQLRERIFFAAGRRALDIEGLGYVAATALTQPLPPQEPPVRTEADLFDLTIERLLPIRSVVRDPDTGLPKTDPETGDPKVVAFFANQSGEPSKNAEKMLEELEKAKDQPVWRVLVALSIRHVGPPTAQAIAAEFRSIDAIAAASEEELAAVEGVGPRVAAAIRDWFEVDWHREIVDRWKAAGVRMEDEPPTDQLPQTLAGLTFVVTGTLEAFTRDEAGAALAARGGKVSSSVSKKTAFLVAGENAGSKFDKAVKLGVPILDEEGLRVLLAEGPEAAAGPAVQPEE
- a CDS encoding S8 family serine peptidase, which encodes MVIGRMLAAVSLLTAATVSAAPAVASAAAAPEKCAPERGTVSIAESWGQKRLNLPEVWRLTKGAGVTVAVLDSGLDTTHPQLRGARAEDVTGTGPRDCYGHGTAVAGIIAAVPHARVLFSGVAPAVKLVSVKYTVERSGEVGRLVQAVAKAVELGADVINVSTQAADQPDLSNAIAYALSKDVVVVAAAGNVNKDDGSPVPAYPASYAGVLSVGSAGPDGRRADSSNPITPVTVLAPGTDLTAPWPFQVYAEKREGTSFAAAYVSGVAALVRSRYPELSQAEVVRRIALTADGGSGTGTGKGMVNPLQAVSAILSSEAVALAPPEPAPLAADAIRQAPPEDTRSISVATWIALLSLAAVILIALGSVTIPAGRRRRWQPGALDNRS
- a CDS encoding methionine synthase, with protein sequence MSEYPWGEATATGVGSHPGADHAEAIRVVFGELPALPYLPELPARGVGADLIGRTASLLVDLAVEVQPSGWRFADRPGRDFKRARDHLVRDLDALEESAQGYEGPFKIQVCGPWTLAGAVELRHGDKTLADPGAVRDLVGSFAEGLAAHVADVRRRVPGASQIVVQLDEPGLPGVLAGTVPTASGFGRLAAVEAPIAAERLGEVLPEGAFTVVHCCAPGVPFGVLRAAGAGGISLDASLLRRRDEDAIGEAIEAGTAFFLGVVPGVDSRLPDVDVVAKPAVKLWRRLGFPVATLASQVVLTPACGLAGASPGYARAALAKVREAARVLRDDPGE